The following coding sequences are from one Mustela lutreola isolate mMusLut2 chromosome 5, mMusLut2.pri, whole genome shotgun sequence window:
- the THG1L gene encoding probable tRNA(His) guanylyltransferase isoform X4, with amino-acid sequence MDRATSTALCSSAKAIGLKEEPGFDGRVIVYPSNQTLKDYLSWRQADCHINNLYNTVFWALVQQSGLTPVQAQERLQGTLAADKNEILFSEFNINYNNEPLMYRKGTVLIWQKVGEVTTKEVKLPAEMEGKKMAVTRTRTKPVPLYCDIIGDAFWKEHPEILDEDS; translated from the exons ATGGACAGAGCGACGAGTACAGCTTTGTGTTCAAGCGCAAAAGCAATTGGTTTAAAAGAAGAGCCAG GCTTTGATGGAAGAGTCATAGTGTATCCTAGCAACCAGACCTTAAAGGACTACCTCAGTTGGCGGCAAGCAGATT GTCACATCAATAATCTGTATAATACAGTTTTCTGGGCACTTGTACAACAGTCTGGACTAACACCAGTACAAGCCCAAGAGAGATTACAG ggaACTCTTGCAGCAGACAAGAATGAGATTTTGTTTTCCGAATTCAACATCAACTACAATAATGAGCCACTGATGTATAGGAAAGGGACTGTGTTGATATGGCAGAAG GTGGGTGAAGTCACAACAAAAGAAGTTAAACTGCcagcagaaatggaaggaaaaaagatggCGGTGACCCGGACCAGGACAAAGCCAGTGCCTCTATATTGTGATATAATTGGGGATGCTTTTTGGAAGGAACATCCAGAGATCCTAGATGAAGACAGCTGA
- the THG1L gene encoding probable tRNA(His) guanylyltransferase isoform X3, whose product MTHVASQFASSYVFYWRDYFEDQPLLYPPGFDGRVIVYPSNQTLKDYLSWRQADCHINNLYNTVFWALVQQSGLTPVQAQERLQGTLAADKNEILFSEFNINYNNEPLMYRKGTVLIWQKVGEVTTKEVKLPAEMEGKKMAVTRTRTKPVPLYCDIIGDAFWKEHPEILDEDS is encoded by the exons ATGACTCACGTGGCTTCCCAGTTTGCCTCCAGCTATGTGTTTTATTGGCGAGATTACTTTGAGGATCAGCCCCTTCTGTATCCCCCAGGCTTTGATGGAAGAGTCATAGTGTATCCTAGCAACCAGACCTTAAAGGACTACCTCAGTTGGCGGCAAGCAGATT GTCACATCAATAATCTGTATAATACAGTTTTCTGGGCACTTGTACAACAGTCTGGACTAACACCAGTACAAGCCCAAGAGAGATTACAG ggaACTCTTGCAGCAGACAAGAATGAGATTTTGTTTTCCGAATTCAACATCAACTACAATAATGAGCCACTGATGTATAGGAAAGGGACTGTGTTGATATGGCAGAAG GTGGGTGAAGTCACAACAAAAGAAGTTAAACTGCcagcagaaatggaaggaaaaaagatggCGGTGACCCGGACCAGGACAAAGCCAGTGCCTCTATATTGTGATATAATTGGGGATGCTTTTTGGAAGGAACATCCAGAGATCCTAGATGAAGACAGCTGA
- the THG1L gene encoding probable tRNA(His) guanylyltransferase isoform X2 — MTKCAQTVMKELEDIVIAYGQSDEYSFVFKRKSNWFKRRASKFMTHVASQFASSYVFYWRDYFEDQPLLYPPGFDGRVIVYPSNQTLKDYLSWRQADCHINNLYNTVFWALVQQSGLTPVQAQERLQGTLAADKNEILFSEFNINYNNEPLMYRKGTVLIWQKVGEVTTKEVKLPAEMEGKKMAVTRTRTKPVPLYCDIIGDAFWKEHPEILDEDS, encoded by the exons ATGACCAAATGTGCCCAGACTGTAATGAAAGAACTGGAGGATATCGTGATTGCATATGGACAGAGCGACGAGTACAGCTTTGTGTTCAAGCGCAAAAGCAATTGGTTTAAAAGAAGAGCCAG TAAGTTCATGACTCACGTGGCTTCCCAGTTTGCCTCCAGCTATGTGTTTTATTGGCGAGATTACTTTGAGGATCAGCCCCTTCTGTATCCCCCAGGCTTTGATGGAAGAGTCATAGTGTATCCTAGCAACCAGACCTTAAAGGACTACCTCAGTTGGCGGCAAGCAGATT GTCACATCAATAATCTGTATAATACAGTTTTCTGGGCACTTGTACAACAGTCTGGACTAACACCAGTACAAGCCCAAGAGAGATTACAG ggaACTCTTGCAGCAGACAAGAATGAGATTTTGTTTTCCGAATTCAACATCAACTACAATAATGAGCCACTGATGTATAGGAAAGGGACTGTGTTGATATGGCAGAAG GTGGGTGAAGTCACAACAAAAGAAGTTAAACTGCcagcagaaatggaaggaaaaaagatggCGGTGACCCGGACCAGGACAAAGCCAGTGCCTCTATATTGTGATATAATTGGGGATGCTTTTTGGAAGGAACATCCAGAGATCCTAGATGAAGACAGCTGA
- the THG1L gene encoding probable tRNA(His) guanylyltransferase isoform X1 — protein sequence MWASCNVKVCNCWAATSVPLRRCLKLGATMAKSKFEYVRNFEADDTCLAHCWVVVRLDGRNFHRFAEKHNFAKPNDSRALHLMTKCAQTVMKELEDIVIAYGQSDEYSFVFKRKSNWFKRRASKFMTHVASQFASSYVFYWRDYFEDQPLLYPPGFDGRVIVYPSNQTLKDYLSWRQADCHINNLYNTVFWALVQQSGLTPVQAQERLQGTLAADKNEILFSEFNINYNNEPLMYRKGTVLIWQKVGEVTTKEVKLPAEMEGKKMAVTRTRTKPVPLYCDIIGDAFWKEHPEILDEDS from the exons ATGTGGGCGTCTTGCAACGTGAAAGTTTGCAATTGCTGGGCCGCGACTTCCGTCCCTCTGAGACGGTGTTTGAAGTTGGGGGCCACCATGGCAAAGAGCAAATTCGAGTACGTGCGGAACTTCGAGGCTGACGACACCTGCCTGGCCCACTGCTGGGTGGTGGTGCGGCTGGACGGCAGGAATTTCCACCG GTTTGCTGAGAAGCACAACTTTGCAAAACCCAATGACAGCCGCGCTCTCCACCTAATGACCAAATGTGCCCAGACTGTAATGAAAGAACTGGAGGATATCGTGATTGCATATGGACAGAGCGACGAGTACAGCTTTGTGTTCAAGCGCAAAAGCAATTGGTTTAAAAGAAGAGCCAG TAAGTTCATGACTCACGTGGCTTCCCAGTTTGCCTCCAGCTATGTGTTTTATTGGCGAGATTACTTTGAGGATCAGCCCCTTCTGTATCCCCCAGGCTTTGATGGAAGAGTCATAGTGTATCCTAGCAACCAGACCTTAAAGGACTACCTCAGTTGGCGGCAAGCAGATT GTCACATCAATAATCTGTATAATACAGTTTTCTGGGCACTTGTACAACAGTCTGGACTAACACCAGTACAAGCCCAAGAGAGATTACAG ggaACTCTTGCAGCAGACAAGAATGAGATTTTGTTTTCCGAATTCAACATCAACTACAATAATGAGCCACTGATGTATAGGAAAGGGACTGTGTTGATATGGCAGAAG GTGGGTGAAGTCACAACAAAAGAAGTTAAACTGCcagcagaaatggaaggaaaaaagatggCGGTGACCCGGACCAGGACAAAGCCAGTGCCTCTATATTGTGATATAATTGGGGATGCTTTTTGGAAGGAACATCCAGAGATCCTAGATGAAGACAGCTGA